GTATAATAATTCGAAAATCTAAAAAGATAACAAGCTCACATTAACTCCAAGTGTGAGCCTTTTTTTAGCTTCAACTTTCACAAAATGCCCCTATGGGGGATGTTAAGATAAAGAAGAGTTAAATACTTCTAGGAGTCTTCATGGTTGCTATAGCTGAAAATGAGCGGGTTGCCGTATTGTTAATGGGATACGGAGAAGTAGAAAGATACGAGGATTTTGCTAGTTACAACGAACAGGCGTTAAATCTACTTACCGCTAAGTTTGCACCTGTACCTCAGTGGATTTATCCTCCCCTAGCTAGACTATTAGCTATATTTGATCTACACGAGTGGAGTCATCAACACGGGAATTTTATTTCTCCCCATAATCAAATTTTTGAAGCCCAAAGACAGGGAATTGAAGCAGAATTGCAGCAAAAATGGGGCGATCGCGTCTCAGTATTCAAAGCCTTTAACTTTTGTGCTCCCTTTTTACCGGAACAAGTTCTCACCCAAATTAAAGCCCAGGGTTTTCATAAACTGCTCATCTATCCCTTGTTAGTAGTCGATTCGATTTTTACTAGCGGTATTGCAGTAGAACAAGTAAATGAAGCCCTCAGCAAGTTAGACGATGGTGGAGAGCATTGGCTTGAAGGCCTTCGTTATCTTCCCTCTTTTCATAATAAAACCGCTTATGTCAAATTATTAGCCCAAATAGTAGAAACAAAAATCAAGGAAGAATTGGCTAATAGTCATCTTTCCTCTCAAGTTGGTATTGTCTTGATGAATCATGGTTGTCCCCACAAAGCTAAGGGTTTTACTTCTGGAATCGATGAAAGCCAAGCTTTATATGAATTAGTCAG
This genomic window from Gloeocapsa sp. PCC 73106 contains:
- a CDS encoding ferrochelatase, which gives rise to MVAIAENERVAVLLMGYGEVERYEDFASYNEQALNLLTAKFAPVPQWIYPPLARLLAIFDLHEWSHQHGNFISPHNQIFEAQRQGIEAELQQKWGDRVSVFKAFNFCAPFLPEQVLTQIKAQGFHKLLIYPLLVVDSIFTSGIAVEQVNEALSKLDDGGEHWLEGLRYLPSFHNKTAYVKLLAQIVETKIKEELANSHLSSQVGIVLMNHGCPHKAKGFTSGIDESQALYELVREELIYQYPLISIGWLNHDTPLIEWTQPNAELAAKNLLELGAKAIVMMPIGFATENHETLLDVGHIIHHLQHRHPGVTFVQMSCVNDHPEFLTMAADWANSQIEALLSSSGVTVNFQLASTKASHSHHHH